A window from Pontibacillus yanchengensis encodes these proteins:
- a CDS encoding sodium/substrate symporter small subunit: protein MKKIDKKVAENYFRARNTAIIIYLIIWFIVSYGVVLLAEPLSNISFMGMPLHYFMGAQGAIVVFIILLFVNAVVSDKIDQRFGIDDKMNETISAGKHLDH from the coding sequence GTGAAAAAAATTGATAAAAAGGTAGCAGAAAATTATTTTCGTGCAAGAAATACCGCAATCATTATTTACCTCATTATTTGGTTTATCGTGTCTTATGGGGTTGTATTGCTTGCTGAACCATTATCCAATATTTCATTCATGGGAATGCCTCTTCATTATTTCATGGGAGCTCAAGGAGCAATAGTAGTGTTTATTATTCTTTTATTTGTGAATGCGGTAGTGAGCGATAAAATCGATCAGAGGTTCGGTATTGATGACAAGATGAATGAAACAATCAGTGCAGGCAAACATCTAGATCATTAA